One part of the Treponema sp. OMZ 787 genome encodes these proteins:
- a CDS encoding YitT family protein: protein MKEKLSSFFYIVCGVLMIASGIHFFLLPSKLSLGGATGMALVLSKYLPLSTGALLVVVNIFLFALGFLIIGNKFGLKTVCASLGLSGAVWLLEILVPLQAPIVNDKFLQLIIAVILYGGGVGIVLNQYASTGGSDIFAMIFQKYFGLDLGKGCLLTDFTITVFAGFAYGTEIALFSLVGVIINGLVIDSTIDGLNVSKYCVINTEKPDELCRFMVELGRSANVYKATGAYTHTERSVIQTVMSRRDFVKLKSYLAQNDPKAFMVVTNAHSVFGWHWRKIGE, encoded by the coding sequence ATGAAAGAAAAATTATCGAGTTTTTTTTACATTGTTTGCGGAGTTTTGATGATAGCATCCGGCATTCATTTCTTTTTGCTGCCTTCAAAACTGTCTTTGGGAGGAGCAACCGGTATGGCCTTGGTATTGTCAAAATACCTGCCGCTTTCTACAGGAGCCTTACTCGTTGTGGTAAACATTTTTTTGTTTGCCCTAGGCTTTTTAATCATCGGAAACAAATTCGGTCTTAAAACGGTTTGTGCAAGCCTTGGGCTTTCAGGAGCCGTATGGCTTTTGGAAATTTTAGTTCCTCTTCAAGCTCCCATTGTAAACGATAAATTCTTACAGCTTATTATTGCTGTCATACTTTACGGCGGCGGTGTAGGCATAGTTTTAAACCAATATGCTTCAACCGGAGGAAGCGATATCTTTGCAATGATTTTTCAAAAATACTTCGGCCTCGACTTAGGGAAGGGATGTTTGCTTACCGATTTTACGATTACCGTTTTCGCAGGCTTTGCCTACGGAACGGAAATAGCCTTGTTCTCTCTTGTAGGAGTTATCATAAACGGCCTTGTAATAGACTCTACAATTGACGGTCTAAATGTAAGCAAGTACTGCGTAATAAATACAGAAAAACCTGATGAGCTTTGCCGATTTATGGTAGAGCTCGGCCGGTCGGCAAATGTATACAAAGCGACGGGAGCATATACACATACTGAGCGTTCTGTTATCCAGACCGTCATGAGCCGCCGAGACTTTGTAAAACTAAAAAGCTATCTAGCTCAAAATGACCCTAAAGCCTTTATGGTAGTAACCAATGCCCATTCAGTATTCGGCTGGCATTGGAGGAAGATAGGAGAATAG
- the argF gene encoding ornithine carbamoyltransferase: MLKEIRGKSAKNLRGRSFLKLLDFTTDEIRYLLNLSKNFKDMKRAGIPHRYLEGKNIVLLFEKTSTRTRCSFEVAGYDLGMGVTYLDPNSSQMGHKESIEDTARVLGRMYDGIEYRGFSQELVETLAEYSGVPVWNGLTDLFHPTQMLADLLTIEENFGYLKGLKFTYMGDARNNVANSLMIACVKMGMHFTACSPKHLFPTEDLVAAAKEIAAQTGGSVTLTENVNDGTKGAHVLYTDIWVSMGEPDSVWEERIKLLKPYQVNKAAMDNADKDAIFLHCLPSFHDLKTTKGQEIHKKFGLPEMEVTNEVFESHKSVVFDEAENRMHTIKAVMYATMC; the protein is encoded by the coding sequence ATGCTTAAAGAAATTCGCGGAAAGAGCGCAAAGAACTTGCGCGGAAGAAGCTTTCTAAAATTGTTGGATTTTACTACAGACGAAATCCGCTATTTACTCAACCTTTCAAAAAATTTTAAAGACATGAAAAGGGCAGGAATTCCTCACAGATACCTCGAAGGAAAAAATATCGTTCTTCTTTTTGAAAAAACCTCTACAAGAACACGCTGCTCTTTTGAAGTTGCAGGTTATGACCTAGGGATGGGCGTTACCTACCTTGATCCCAATTCTTCACAGATGGGACACAAAGAATCTATCGAAGACACAGCCCGTGTTTTAGGAAGAATGTATGACGGTATCGAGTACAGAGGTTTCAGCCAAGAGCTTGTAGAAACCTTGGCCGAGTATTCAGGCGTTCCCGTATGGAACGGCTTGACCGACCTTTTCCACCCCACTCAAATGCTTGCAGACCTTCTTACAATCGAAGAAAACTTCGGATATTTGAAGGGGCTTAAATTCACATACATGGGAGATGCCAGAAACAACGTAGCCAACTCCCTCATGATAGCTTGTGTAAAGATGGGAATGCACTTTACAGCATGTTCCCCCAAACACCTCTTCCCCACCGAAGACTTGGTGGCAGCTGCAAAAGAAATCGCAGCCCAGACAGGCGGAAGCGTAACCCTCACAGAAAACGTAAATGATGGAACAAAGGGTGCCCATGTTCTTTATACCGACATTTGGGTATCCATGGGTGAACCCGACAGCGTATGGGAAGAGCGCATTAAGCTTTTAAAACCCTATCAGGTAAACAAGGCCGCTATGGACAATGCAGACAAGGATGCAATCTTCTTACACTGTCTCCCCTCTTTCCACGACTTAAAGACAACAAAGGGTCAGGAGATTCACAAAAAATTCGGTCTTCCCGAAATGGAAGTAACAAACGAGGTTTTCGAATCTCATAAATCGGTTGTTTTTGATGAAGCCGAAAACCGTATGCATACAATCAAAGCCGTTATGTATGCCACAATGTGCTAA
- the phnC gene encoding phosphonate ABC transporter ATP-binding protein, with translation MILELKNVSKTYPSGRRALQSISFKIEEGEIAAIIGLSGAGKSTMLRCINRLVEPDEGDVIFLGEKINRLKGKALRQYRSKIGMIFQNYNLVERLNAVENVLHGCLGSIPSYRGALGLYTEEEKERAFALLKTVGMEDFAFQRCSELSGGQKQRIGIARALMQNPKLLLCDEPIASLDPQSSEIVLNYIKEFAVRKKIACLISLHQMEAAKKYADRIIAFNSGKIVFDGRPDSLNDEILHKEIFTQSSITDSSIENSSVTNSSKCSGEKTL, from the coding sequence GTGATTCTTGAACTTAAAAATGTTTCAAAAACTTATCCTTCAGGACGAAGAGCCTTGCAAAGCATTTCTTTTAAAATAGAAGAAGGAGAAATTGCTGCAATAATAGGGCTCTCGGGTGCCGGAAAATCTACGATGCTTCGATGTATAAACCGCTTGGTTGAGCCGGATGAGGGAGATGTGATTTTTTTGGGAGAAAAAATAAACAGGCTCAAAGGAAAAGCATTAAGGCAATACCGCTCAAAAATAGGAATGATTTTTCAAAACTATAATCTGGTAGAGCGGCTTAATGCCGTCGAAAATGTCCTCCACGGCTGCCTCGGCTCAATTCCCTCCTACCGCGGAGCCTTAGGCCTTTATACCGAAGAAGAAAAAGAAAGAGCCTTTGCCCTTTTAAAAACTGTGGGCATGGAAGACTTTGCCTTTCAAAGATGCAGCGAATTAAGCGGCGGCCAAAAGCAAAGGATAGGCATTGCAAGGGCACTAATGCAAAATCCGAAACTTTTATTATGCGATGAGCCCATAGCCTCCCTCGACCCTCAGTCTTCAGAAATAGTTTTAAACTATATTAAAGAATTTGCAGTAAGAAAAAAAATAGCCTGCCTTATAAGTCTTCACCAAATGGAGGCCGCAAAAAAATATGCGGATAGAATAATAGCCTTCAATAGCGGCAAAATAGTTTTTGACGGAAGGCCTGATTCTTTAAATGATGAAATCCTCCATAAGGAAATTTTTACACAGTCCTCTATTACAGATTCTTCTATTGAGAATTCTTCTGTTACAAATTCTTCTAAATGCAGCGGAGAAAAAACTTTATGA
- a CDS encoding ABC transporter permease subunit codes for MKFDLKINAEEKRHRRHYHKKTASYSWEKKQIFFARKKLKAILILLSLILIYYFAANITGFKDLRAIFKFPLAIMWLIKNFIPDSESLKHTPVIIKTLGETCVIAASATTAAAFFALVLALLGSETTGINKPFKIGLTLAASFLRNIPLVAWAMLLLFSFKQNNFTGFLALFIITFGHLVRAFKEMIDETSEESFTALRAAGVPYFPALFNSVFPSIAPGLVSWLLYTIETNVRDSALIGILTGTGIGFLFNLYFKSFRYNSAGLIIFSLIIVVLFIDILSNKIRRILL; via the coding sequence ATGAAGTTCGATTTAAAAATTAATGCAGAGGAAAAAAGGCATAGAAGGCATTATCATAAAAAAACGGCCTCATACTCTTGGGAAAAAAAGCAAATCTTTTTTGCAAGAAAAAAACTAAAAGCAATTTTAATTCTTTTAAGCCTTATTTTAATTTATTACTTTGCGGCAAATATAACGGGCTTTAAAGACCTTAGAGCAATTTTTAAGTTTCCGCTTGCGATAATGTGGCTTATAAAAAACTTTATCCCCGACAGTGAAAGTTTAAAACACACTCCGGTTATAATAAAAACCTTGGGCGAAACCTGCGTGATAGCAGCCTCGGCAACTACGGCAGCTGCCTTTTTTGCGCTTGTCCTTGCCCTACTCGGCTCCGAAACCACAGGCATAAATAAGCCTTTTAAAATAGGCCTTACCTTGGCAGCTTCTTTTTTAAGAAACATTCCGCTTGTCGCTTGGGCCATGCTTTTATTGTTCTCGTTTAAACAAAATAACTTTACCGGTTTTTTGGCCCTCTTTATAATTACCTTCGGGCATCTTGTAAGGGCTTTTAAAGAGATGATAGATGAAACAAGCGAGGAGTCCTTTACAGCCTTGCGTGCTGCAGGCGTTCCGTATTTTCCGGCCCTCTTTAATTCGGTCTTCCCAAGCATAGCACCCGGCCTTGTTTCGTGGCTCTTATATACGATCGAAACAAATGTGAGGGACTCGGCCCTCATAGGAATTTTAACCGGAACGGGAATCGGTTTTTTATTCAATCTTTATTTTAAAAGTTTCAGGTATAACAGCGCAGGCCTTATTATTTTTAGCCTAATAATCGTAGTTTTATTCATCGATATTCTTTCAAATAAAATAAGGCGGATTCTTTTATGA
- a CDS encoding ABC transporter permease: protein MIEQEKKIRQANKKIKIKKFSKQSFLILLVLIFLSCLTIITLFKIEKPDYGIQKAFLQFAEYSKDLFIYPKLSQKYSYTEIFFSLLVSLSLALLTTVFGIALAFFLGIAASENLSNKYLVKIVRTAMSLIRSVPTIIWVLIFSVTANIGAEAAVLGMSFHSTAYLVKGFSESFDGIDKKTIEALKTCGASYIEIISQAVLPASINNLISWSFFRFEINFGNAVAVGAAAGAGGIGYELFMAGSLNFNMSEVGFISYLIFGTAIILEVSSTRIRNKIRH from the coding sequence ATGATTGAACAAGAAAAAAAAATCAGACAGGCAAACAAAAAAATAAAGATAAAAAAATTCTCAAAACAAAGTTTTTTAATTTTACTTGTGCTCATCTTTTTATCCTGCCTTACAATCATAACCTTATTTAAAATAGAAAAACCGGACTACGGAATTCAAAAAGCCTTTTTACAATTTGCAGAATATTCAAAGGACTTATTTATTTACCCAAAGCTCTCGCAAAAATATTCTTATACGGAAATCTTTTTTTCTCTTTTGGTAAGTTTAAGCCTTGCCCTTTTAACTACAGTGTTCGGAATTGCCCTTGCCTTCTTTTTAGGGATAGCCGCCTCGGAAAATCTTTCAAACAAGTATCTTGTAAAAATCGTAAGAACTGCAATGTCCCTTATCCGTTCGGTACCGACCATTATTTGGGTTTTAATTTTTTCGGTAACCGCAAACATCGGAGCGGAAGCCGCCGTCCTCGGTATGAGCTTTCACAGCACAGCCTACCTTGTAAAAGGCTTTTCGGAAAGCTTTGACGGCATAGACAAAAAAACGATTGAAGCCCTAAAAACCTGCGGTGCAAGTTATATCGAAATTATAAGTCAAGCCGTCCTCCCTGCCTCAATAAACAATTTAATCTCGTGGAGCTTTTTTAGGTTTGAGATTAACTTTGGGAACGCCGTTGCCGTGGGTGCAGCTGCAGGAGCCGGCGGAATAGGCTACGAGCTTTTTATGGCAGGCTCCTTAAACTTTAATATGAGTGAAGTCGGCTTTATATCCTACCTTATTTTCGGCACGGCAATTATTTTGGAAGTCTCTTCGACAAGGATAAGAAACAAGATCAGGCATTAG
- the pepT gene encoding peptidase T: MHYLERFKKYISMDTRSNEENECCPSTPGQLELGKYLVKELTDMGLKAEQDKHGYVYSSLPANTDKKVPAIGFIAHMDTAPDLDGKCVNPKVFVYKGGDIKLNDEYTMTVKDFPFLKELEGQEIITTDGTTLLGADDKAGITIIMGAVEYLLAHPEIKHGEIKIGFTPDEEIGRGADLFDVKKFGADFAYTVDGGPLGELEYENFNAASVKIEIQGKNVHPGSAKNTMINSLSAARELENMLPEEQKPEYTEGYEGFIHLTSIEGSVDFTKMSYIIRDHFMESFLHKKELMKAAVDFLNKKYGNIIKMEMKDSYYNMKEKIEPHMEIIELAKKSMTDVGIESHIVPIRGGTDGARLSFMGLPCPNLFAGGYNFHGRFELIPTKSIEKGIELVVKIAENNAK, from the coding sequence ATGCACTATCTTGAAAGATTTAAAAAATATATTTCGATGGACACCAGGTCCAATGAAGAAAATGAATGCTGTCCCAGCACTCCCGGGCAGCTTGAACTTGGAAAATATCTTGTAAAAGAATTGACCGATATGGGTTTAAAGGCCGAGCAGGATAAGCACGGCTATGTTTATTCGTCCCTTCCTGCAAACACCGATAAAAAGGTTCCCGCAATCGGCTTTATAGCTCACATGGACACGGCTCCGGACTTGGACGGAAAATGTGTCAATCCTAAGGTCTTTGTATACAAGGGCGGGGATATTAAACTCAACGATGAGTACACCATGACCGTCAAAGATTTTCCCTTCTTAAAGGAGCTTGAAGGGCAGGAGATTATCACAACCGACGGAACGACCCTCTTGGGTGCCGATGATAAGGCGGGTATTACGATTATCATGGGTGCTGTCGAATATCTTTTGGCTCATCCCGAAATTAAACACGGCGAAATAAAAATCGGCTTTACCCCCGATGAAGAAATAGGAAGAGGCGCCGACCTTTTTGACGTAAAAAAATTCGGAGCGGACTTTGCTTACACTGTAGACGGCGGCCCCTTGGGTGAGCTTGAATACGAAAACTTTAATGCTGCAAGCGTTAAGATTGAGATTCAGGGAAAGAATGTGCATCCCGGTTCTGCAAAGAACACGATGATTAACTCCCTTTCTGCAGCTCGTGAATTGGAGAACATGCTTCCCGAAGAGCAAAAACCCGAATACACCGAAGGCTATGAGGGTTTTATTCATTTAACCTCTATCGAAGGCAGTGTCGATTTTACAAAGATGTCCTACATTATCCGCGATCACTTTATGGAAAGTTTTCTTCATAAAAAAGAACTTATGAAAGCTGCTGTCGATTTTTTAAATAAAAAATACGGCAACATAATCAAGATGGAGATGAAAGATTCTTATTACAACATGAAAGAAAAAATCGAGCCCCATATGGAAATAATCGAGCTTGCAAAAAAATCGATGACTGATGTTGGTATCGAATCCCATATAGTTCCGATAAGGGGAGGAACTGACGGAGCCCGTCTTTCTTTTATGGGGCTTCCCTGTCCTAACCTTTTTGCAGGCGGCTATAATTTTCACGGCCGCTTCGAGCTCATCCCTACAAAATCTATCGAAAAGGGAATTGAGCTTGTTGTAAAAATTGCAGAGAACAACGCCAAGTAG
- a CDS encoding ATP-dependent helicase, whose product MNEFTEGLNPEQFKAVTTINGPELIIAGAGSGKTRVITFRIAHMLDKGIPQSQILALTFTNKAAKEMADRVKELTGKKLQNLTVSTFHAFGVKVLRAHIDKIGWRSNFSIYDETDRNQLIKECGRELKFSADALDVYKVGILFSNIKMGRKDWTNEHDSYKALYKEYQEGLKLYNAVDFDDLIMLPIKIFKEHPDVLAEYRERYQYIMVDEFQDTSTQQYNFMKLIADKNICVVGDDDQSIYSWRGASFENIRTFEKDFPEMVEIKLEQNYRSTGTILAAANGVISHNVNRKVKALWSEKDSGRPIEIFIPENEAAEADFISDMILSLKQREGFKYSDFGVLIRANSLSRPLEESFLEVNIPYRMSGGTSFFQRKEIKDLISYLRVVANPDDDVNLLRIINTPRRGIGKKTLETLSALATENACSMRTAIRLLLENPPEDMRGKSIEDLNEFAELISTHRTHLLSGKGLAQKVRKLLDDIAYNEYLIAEYQKSEKAAQFKMMNIESFLRSMDDWENNPDNWDASLYDYLNRITLLTRDDTEEDKGEVNIMTIHSSKGLEFPVVFIAGAEDGLIPHARSVEENDGDVEEERRLFYVAITRAQQKLFITSCRQRRKQGGIAECAPSPFLDEIPSDLVEYHEPDTQAEEERIADIFSQMKKKFSM is encoded by the coding sequence ATGAATGAATTTACTGAAGGTCTTAATCCCGAACAGTTTAAAGCCGTTACGACAATTAACGGGCCCGAGCTTATAATTGCGGGAGCCGGTTCGGGGAAAACACGCGTTATAACTTTTAGAATTGCTCACATGCTCGACAAGGGAATTCCTCAGTCTCAGATTTTGGCCCTCACCTTTACCAACAAGGCGGCTAAGGAAATGGCAGATCGGGTAAAGGAGCTCACCGGTAAAAAACTTCAAAACCTGACTGTGAGCACCTTTCACGCCTTTGGAGTCAAGGTGCTGCGTGCCCATATCGACAAAATAGGCTGGAGGAGTAACTTCAGTATTTATGACGAGACCGACCGCAATCAGCTGATTAAAGAATGCGGAAGAGAACTTAAATTTTCGGCGGATGCCTTGGATGTTTACAAGGTCGGTATTCTTTTTTCAAACATCAAAATGGGAAGAAAGGATTGGACAAACGAGCACGATTCTTACAAAGCCCTTTATAAAGAATATCAGGAAGGGCTTAAACTTTACAATGCCGTAGATTTTGACGACCTTATAATGCTTCCCATAAAAATATTTAAAGAACACCCCGATGTCTTGGCGGAATACCGCGAAAGATACCAATACATAATGGTTGACGAATTTCAGGACACCAGCACCCAGCAATACAATTTTATGAAGCTCATCGCAGACAAAAATATCTGCGTGGTAGGCGATGACGATCAATCTATTTATTCGTGGAGGGGTGCGAGTTTTGAAAATATCCGTACCTTTGAAAAAGACTTCCCTGAAATGGTTGAAATAAAACTTGAACAAAACTACCGCTCGACAGGCACAATCTTGGCTGCCGCAAACGGAGTAATTTCTCATAACGTAAACCGCAAGGTTAAGGCCCTTTGGTCGGAAAAAGATTCGGGCCGACCCATCGAAATTTTTATCCCCGAAAACGAGGCGGCTGAAGCCGACTTTATTTCGGACATGATTTTAAGCTTAAAGCAGAGGGAGGGCTTTAAATATTCCGACTTCGGAGTTTTAATCAGGGCCAATAGTTTAAGCCGCCCCTTGGAAGAATCCTTTTTGGAAGTAAACATTCCGTATAGAATGTCGGGGGGAACAAGTTTTTTTCAGCGTAAGGAAATAAAAGACCTTATAAGCTATCTGCGAGTGGTCGCAAACCCCGACGATGATGTAAACCTCTTGCGCATTATAAACACGCCGAGGCGGGGTATAGGCAAAAAAACTCTTGAAACCCTTTCGGCCCTCGCAACCGAAAACGCCTGCTCTATGCGGACGGCCATACGTCTCCTTCTTGAAAACCCTCCTGAGGATATGAGGGGAAAGAGCATCGAGGACTTAAATGAATTTGCCGAGCTTATAAGCACTCACCGCACCCATCTTCTTTCGGGGAAGGGCCTTGCTCAAAAGGTAAGAAAGCTCTTGGATGACATTGCCTATAACGAGTACCTTATCGCCGAGTATCAAAAAAGTGAAAAGGCCGCCCAATTTAAAATGATGAACATCGAAAGTTTTTTACGCTCGATGGACGATTGGGAAAACAACCCCGACAATTGGGACGCAAGCCTATACGATTATCTTAACCGCATTACCCTTTTAACCCGCGACGATACTGAAGAAGATAAGGGTGAGGTAAACATTATGACCATTCACTCTTCAAAGGGCTTGGAGTTTCCTGTCGTATTTATTGCGGGAGCCGAGGACGGCCTTATTCCTCATGCGCGGAGTGTTGAAGAAAATGACGGAGATGTCGAAGAAGAGCGCCGCCTTTTCTATGTTGCCATTACCCGCGCTCAGCAAAAACTTTTTATCACAAGCTGCCGCCAAAGGCGGAAGCAGGGAGGAATCGCCGAATGTGCTCCCTCTCCCTTTTTGGATGAAATTCCTTCCGACCTTGTCGAATACCACGAGCCCGACACCCAAGCCGAAGAAGAGCGCATCGCCGATATTTTCAGCCAAATGAAAAAGAAGTTTTCGATGTAG
- a CDS encoding DUF6364 family protein, translating to MSKKLTLSIDNELIDFAHLYSQKSGISISKLFEQYLINLKNTDDRRMSRHKLNPKTAALYGIFEKQPIPDKIILTI from the coding sequence ATGTCAAAAAAACTTACCTTAAGTATTGATAATGAATTGATAGATTTTGCCCATCTTTACTCCCAAAAAAGCGGAATATCCATTTCAAAATTATTTGAACAGTATCTTATCAATTTAAAAAATACCGATGATCGGCGCATGAGCCGACACAAACTAAATCCAAAAACGGCAGCCTTGTACGGTATCTTTGAAAAACAACCCATACCGGATAAAATAATATTGACTATATAA
- the rplS gene encoding 50S ribosomal protein L19 produces MSDLIMKIEAQQKAENPPVFRVGDTVKVHFKIVEGKTERIQVYEGLVICFKNSGIGRTFTVRKNSYGVGVERVFPLHSPRIAKVEVVRPGKVRRAKLYYIRDKVGKAAKIKTLITKKNS; encoded by the coding sequence ATGAGTGATCTTATTATGAAAATTGAAGCTCAGCAAAAGGCTGAAAACCCTCCCGTTTTCCGCGTAGGAGATACGGTTAAAGTTCACTTTAAAATCGTTGAAGGAAAGACAGAGCGAATTCAGGTTTATGAAGGCTTGGTAATCTGTTTTAAAAATTCCGGAATCGGAAGAACATTCACTGTACGAAAAAATTCTTATGGTGTAGGCGTTGAACGCGTTTTCCCTCTTCATTCACCTCGAATTGCCAAGGTTGAAGTGGTACGCCCCGGAAAGGTACGCCGAGCCAAGCTTTACTATATCAGAGACAAGGTAGGTAAGGCCGCTAAGATTAAGACCCTTATCACCAAAAAGAACTCATAG
- the trmD gene encoding tRNA (guanosine(37)-N1)-methyltransferase TrmD: MRFDVLTLFPEIPEAFFKTSIMAKAVEKGIISCNLVNIRDFAFDKHRSCDDIVYGGGAGMLLLPEPLSLALDSVNASSKRVIYVTPSGKPFNQELAKELSLEEELVFVCGRYEGIDQRIIDEYVDDEISVGDYVMSSGELAALVIIDAVYRLIDGVISGESLEEESFSGFLLEYPQYTRPRNFKGREVPEVLLSGHHLNIHKWRLKKRIEKTLKNRPELIEKARNCGTWTKEAEKIFKEFENE; this comes from the coding sequence ATGAGATTCGATGTGCTGACCTTATTCCCCGAAATACCCGAAGCTTTTTTTAAAACTTCGATTATGGCTAAGGCTGTAGAAAAGGGAATTATTAGCTGCAACTTGGTAAACATCAGAGACTTTGCCTTTGACAAGCACCGCTCATGCGATGACATCGTTTACGGCGGGGGAGCCGGAATGTTGCTCTTACCGGAACCCTTAAGCCTCGCATTGGATTCGGTTAATGCTTCTTCTAAAAGAGTAATTTATGTTACTCCTTCCGGGAAGCCCTTTAACCAAGAGCTTGCAAAAGAGCTTTCTTTAGAAGAAGAGCTCGTCTTTGTCTGCGGAAGATACGAAGGCATCGATCAGAGAATTATCGACGAATATGTCGATGATGAAATCTCGGTCGGCGACTACGTTATGTCCTCAGGCGAGCTTGCTGCCCTGGTGATAATCGATGCGGTTTATCGCCTGATAGACGGAGTTATCTCCGGTGAGTCGCTTGAAGAGGAAAGTTTTTCTGGATTTTTGCTTGAGTATCCGCAATATACAAGACCAAGAAATTTTAAGGGAAGAGAGGTTCCCGAAGTGCTCCTTTCAGGACACCACCTAAACATCCATAAGTGGAGGCTGAAAAAGCGTATCGAAAAGACGCTTAAAAACCGGCCCGAACTTATCGAAAAAGCAAGAAATTGCGGAACGTGGACAAAGGAAGCAGAAAAAATATTTAAGGAGTTTGAAAATGAGTGA
- the rimM gene encoding ribosome maturation factor RimM (Essential for efficient processing of 16S rRNA): MDLLATGRIRCTFGVEGFVKVESFSGEYEHFLGFDRVFLSIPQEKLREQKYKDGWFEIEEVNLRKADALIKFKGIDSPEAAKSLTGSELFIPRDKAAPLEEGEVYVHDLCNCDLVCEGTLVGKITSVAEGGGGYLLEIAGKTSEAAAESSFYVPFNKEFIGKIDLKAKTVELMHRWILE, translated from the coding sequence ATGGATTTGCTGGCAACAGGACGAATCCGCTGTACCTTCGGGGTCGAAGGATTTGTAAAAGTTGAAAGTTTTTCTGGGGAATACGAGCATTTTTTAGGATTTGACAGAGTTTTTTTAAGTATCCCGCAGGAAAAATTAAGAGAGCAAAAGTATAAAGACGGCTGGTTTGAAATTGAAGAAGTTAATTTGAGAAAGGCCGATGCTCTCATAAAATTTAAGGGGATAGACAGCCCCGAAGCCGCCAAGAGCTTGACGGGTTCGGAATTGTTTATTCCTAGGGACAAGGCCGCCCCCCTTGAGGAGGGTGAAGTTTATGTCCATGATCTTTGTAATTGTGATCTTGTATGCGAAGGAACTCTTGTTGGAAAAATAACAAGTGTAGCAGAAGGCGGAGGCGGTTACCTCTTAGAAATAGCCGGCAAAACCTCCGAGGCTGCTGCGGAATCGAGCTTTTATGTTCCCTTTAACAAGGAATTTATCGGAAAAATCGACTTAAAGGCTAAAACCGTGGAGCTCATGCACCGCTGGATTCTTGAATGA
- a CDS encoding KH domain-containing protein: MQKDLIEYIAKSLVDDPSAVTVSESENEKGTVIELKVASGDIGKVIGKQGRIAKSIRTLLSASAGKSGKRYSLEIVD; encoded by the coding sequence ATGCAAAAAGATTTAATAGAATACATTGCCAAATCCCTTGTTGACGATCCTTCCGCCGTAACGGTATCGGAAAGCGAAAACGAAAAGGGCACTGTCATCGAGCTTAAAGTAGCCTCCGGCGACATCGGCAAGGTAATCGGAAAGCAGGGAAGAATCGCAAAGTCGATCAGAACCTTGCTGAGTGCAAGTGCAGGAAAGTCGGGAAAGCGTTATTCGCTTGAAATTGTAGACTAA
- the rpsP gene encoding 30S ribosomal protein S16, whose amino-acid sequence MVKIRLKRLGTKKRPYYRIVVQDAREPRNGKTIDEVGIYHPIETAEKQISFDADKVRNWLGKGAQPTDTVRRLLNKKEFTL is encoded by the coding sequence GTGGTAAAGATCAGACTAAAGAGACTCGGAACTAAAAAACGCCCTTATTATCGAATTGTTGTTCAGGATGCCAGAGAGCCCAGAAACGGCAAAACCATCGATGAAGTCGGCATTTATCATCCGATCGAAACGGCAGAAAAGCAGATTTCTTTTGATGCCGATAAGGTTAGAAACTGGTTGGGAAAAGGCGCTCAGCCCACCGACACGGTTAGACGCTTACTTAACAAAAAAGAATTCACTCTATAA